A genomic window from Purpureocillium takamizusanense chromosome 2, complete sequence includes:
- a CDS encoding uncharacterized protein (EggNog:ENOG503PBKM~SECRETED:SignalP(1-21~SECRETED:cutsite=TLA-LF~SECRETED:prob=0.5297)) has product MRHSQQLAILLWVAALTATLALFVSPPSRQSTGRHTAKIHGKTTGAGCKKSDRTYDSTKLKEGSFMPWKLLGSQTLHSSGKQYVTIVNLTPHRFKLDDAHSYQMDEFDFGDVPQGRARQNVAHYTERAGANDKDDNGEAHYSIVGTNKKFVIRATTHIPDNHPRRTVIDLSGMGMGQREYLDPAQESPVTLVITGSKDYGFITSIRHGAGNWMKGIYDVIKDRQIQHIFMPGTHDAGMSTISSKIVSLGISSNTQTQGINIYNQLRAGARWFDLRVASVHENAKKSKYGFWVLHVNDERGEVAIGNSGESLNDVVSEINKFTAENPGEVIFFRVRYLIGIRKIPGGGPINWNKDILNAFFGKLKGVNNRCPHLDEGVKFNKQKASQFMDRNGGKGCVVFMLAGDLPRDLPQDSVGDGIYQANRMDIWDNWSDLGETEAMAKDQVAKWKTVGRSGKFDKDQFLIAQWIISADAIKSTFYGIQTMAVEPTNPALYWMGVNNMSPEIWPNVVLLDYIGVVVADQKRWEELSAEMYTLAIGMNLYMISENCDVSTRRSPLLPKVGKHGGKALQARELSAPWNGFIYANGTVLDSPPENRYPGRVKVLRSGTKFANGTILTEDILNPYFVK; this is encoded by the coding sequence ATGAGGCACAGCCAACAACTGGCCATCCTCCTCTGGGTGGCCGCACTCACTGCTACGCTCGCGCTCttcgtctcgccgccgtctcgccaGTCCACAGGCCGACATACCGCCAAGATCCATGGCAAGACGACCGGCGCCGGCTGCAAGAAGAGCGATAGGACCTACGACAGTACGAAACTCAAGGAGGGCAGCTTCATGCCGTGGAAGCTGCTGGGGTCCCAGACTTTacacagcagcggcaagcaatacgtcaccatcgtcaacctGACGCCCCATCGCTTCAAGCTCGACGATGCTCACTCCTATCAAATGGACGAGTTCGACTTTGGCGACGTTCCCCaaggccgcgcgcgccagaACGTAGCTCATTACACCGAGAGGGCGGGCGCAaacgacaaggacgacaacgGGGAGGCACACTACAGCATCGTGGGCACGAACAAGAAGTTTGTCATCCGAGCCACCACCCACATCCCAGATAACCACCCCCGGCGGACAGTCATTGACCTGagcggcatgggcatgggccaGCGCGAGTACCTCGACCCGGCGCAGGAGTCGCCCGTGACGCTGGTCATCACGGGCAGCAAAGACTACGGCTTCATCACCTCGAtacggcacggcgcggggAACTGGATGAAGGGCATCTACGACGTCATCAAGGACCGCCAGATCCAGCACATCTTCATGCCGGGAACGCATGACGCCGGGATGAGCACCATTAGCAGCAAGATTGTGTCTCTTGGCATCTCGTCAAACACGCAGACGCAGGGCATCAACATTTACAACCAGCTacgcgcaggcgcgcgcTGGTTCGACCTGCGTGTCGCCTCCGTGCACGAAAACGCCAAAAAGAGCAAATACGGCTTCTGGGTCCTGCACGTAAACGACGAGCGGGGTGAAGTTGCCATTGGCAACTCGGGCGAGTCGCTCAACGACGTCGTCAGCGAGATTAACAAATTCACAGCCGAGAACCCCGGCGAAGTCATCTTTTTCCGCGTCAGATATCTCATCGGCATCCGCAAGATACCGGGCGGAGGGCCCATCAACTGGAACAAGGACATTCTCAACGCCTTTttcggcaagctcaagggcgtCAACAACCGGTGTCCACacctggacgagggcgtcaagTTCAACAAGCAGAAGGCGTCACAGTTTATGGACCGgaacggcggcaagggctgcGTCGTCTTCATGCTCGCGGGCGACCTGCCGCGCGACCTGCCCCAGGActccgtcggcgacggcataTACCAGGCCAACAGGATGGATATCTGGGACAACTGGTCTGACCTTGGAGAGACGGAAGCCATGGCAAAGGACCAGGTGGCCAAGTGGAAGACGGTTGGCCGAAGCGGGAAATTTGACAAGGACCAGTTCCTCATCGCACAGTGGATCATAAGCGCAGACGCCATCAAGTCGACTTTTTACGGCATTCAGAccatggccgtcgagccGACCAACCCCGCGCTGTACTGGATGGGCGTCAACAACATGTCGCCCGAGATCTGGCCCAACGTCGTGCTACTCGATTATattggcgtcgtcgtcgccgaccagaAACGCTGGGAAGAGCTCAGCGCCGAGATGTACACGCTGGCTATCGGCATGAATCTATACATGATAAGCGAGAACTGCGACGTCAGCACTCGTCGATCACCGCTACTCCCCAAGGTCGGCAAGCACGGTGGCAAGGCGTTGCAAGCGAGAGAGCTGTCGGCGCCCTGGAACGGGTTCATATACGCCAACGGGACCGTGCTGGACAGCCCACCAGAGAACCGGTATCCAGGACGTGTCAAGGTGCTCAGAAGCGGAACAAAGTTTGCCAACGGAACGATTCTGACTGAAGACATCTTGAACCCGTACTTCGTAAAATGA
- a CDS encoding uncharacterized protein (EggNog:ENOG503NWFT~TransMembrane:10 (i71-91o111-131i143-162o168-186i198-220o232-257i314-334o349-367i387-406o412-433i)~COG:S) has translation MGNEATTTIADAVTARNAVASRYREALEARASNPDQIFYDAEDLIELDSNLVALSSASQENPRTWPLRRKWVVTLLTGTYCFLAPFASTIFAPSLSSMMEDVGETDPIKGALQIAIFLLSFALAPIFLAPLSEIYGRRPVLRLGNAFFAAFSLGSGFCRTTAQLSACRFLAGIGGSASMAVFGGVLSDVWPLQDRARASAILGTTLLLGPVLGPACGGWMSERASWRWTCWVPAIAAAVLELVSTFAFHESYIPAILKAKAKRLRKQQSNPDLYTVMDIDAASGRASSTLAIIESASRPVTYLVLDPALTLLSLYYAVVFGILYLVIVTFQFVFGQGYGHSPGVVGMDLLAEGIGAFLGMYTTAKLLEIVYRRQIKKKEYKLETRLISAFPGAMFVSAGLFIYGFTALRTHFIVPLLGVLVFSFGTTNTYLAIQLYIIDSFDYPASAIAGREYN, from the exons ATGGGCAACGAAGCCACAACAACTATTGCAGACGCTGTCACGGCCCGCAACGCGGTCGCGTCTCGATACCGCGAGGCTCTTGAAGCGCGCGCGTCGAATCCGGATCAAATCTTCTATGATGCTGAAGACCTAATCGAGCTTGATTCAA ATCTTGTGGCTTTGTCCAGTGCGTCGCAGGAGAACCCAAGG ACCTGGCCACTTCGACGGAAGTGGGTAGTTACACTGTTGACTGGAACGTACTGCTTCCTGGCCCCATTTGCGA GTACCATATTCGCGCCATCCCTCTCGTCAATGATGGAAGATGTTGGAGAGACAGACCCCATCAAGGGCGCACTTCAGATTGCCATCTTTCTTCTCTCGTTTGCCCTCGCCCCAATATTCCTCGCACCCCTTAGCGAGATAtatggccgccgccctgtcctCCGGCTAGGCAACGCGTTCTTTGCCGCGTTCAGCCTTGGGAGCGGATTTTGTCGGACG ACGGCTCAGCTGTCGGCATGTCGCTTCCTCGCTGGAATCGGCGGGTCGGCAtccatggccgtcttcggcggcgtGCTATCCGATGTCTGGCCTCTTCAAGACAGGGCTCGCGCGTCGGCCATCCTGGGCACCACGCT GTTGCTGGGTCCTGTTTTAGGACCtgcgtgcggcggctggaTGTCTGAGCGCGCGTCCTGGCGGTGGACATGCTGGGTCCCG GCAATAGCGGCTGCAGTCCTGGAACTAGTCTCGACGTTTGCATTCCACGAGTCGTACATCCCGGCCATTCTCAAAGCCAAGGCGAAACGTCTACGCAAGCAGCAGTCCAACCCTGACTTGTACACTGTGATGGACATTGATGCAGCAAGTGGAAGAGCATCTAGCACTCTCGCGATTATTGAATCTGCCAGCCGTCCAG TCACGtatctcgtcctcgacccgGCACTAACCTTGTTGTCGCTTTATtacgccgtcgtcttcggaATTCTGTACCTAGTAATCGTCACT TTCCAATTCGTCTTTGGTCAGGGATACGGCCACTcgcccggcgtcgtggggATGGAtctgctcgccgagggcatTGGTGCGTTTCTCGGCATGTATACCACCGCCAAGCTTTTGGAAATTGTCTACCGGAGGCAGATCAAGAAGAAAGAGTACAAGTTGGAGACTAG GTTGATCAGCGCATTTCCAGGGGCAATGTTCGTGTCAGCCGGCCTGTTCATCTACGGATTCACAGCGCTTCGAACTCATTTTATTGTG CCCCTACTCGGAGTGCTCGTCTTCAGTTTCGGTACCACAAACACATAT TTGGCAATACAGCTGTACATAATCGACAGCTTCGACTATCCTGCATCAGCCATTGCCGGACGTGAGTACAATTGA
- a CDS encoding uncharacterized protein (COG:S~EggNog:ENOG503PEV0), with protein sequence MESRYRITTVQDAAVVERHLTSLRELLQHCVNDEPAMSSIGFLAPLSDHNAVKHWLQFFPTIASSKADTVFLIATETASDEVVATVQVVRVVKETHRYKGEVRKLLVHPAHRRGGLGRTMMIKAEELSRSVLDLEMLVLDTATRTPARDFYMRLGWKEWGICPEYAKFADGKKADCSFFVKMLT encoded by the coding sequence ATGGAATCGAGATATCGCATAACCACGGTTCAGGATGCTGCGGTAGTCGAAAGGCACCTTACTTCGCTGAGGGAGCTCCTGCAACACTGCGTCAACGACGAGCCGGCCATGTCCTCAATAGGCTTCCTCGCGCCCCTTTCCGACCACAACGCCGTGAAACACTGGCTGCAGTTCTTCCCGACCATCGCCTCCTCGAAAGCGGACACTGTGTTCCTCATTGCGACTGAGaccgccagcgacgaggtTGTGGCTACGGTCCAAGTCGTGCGGGTGGTCAAGGAGACACACCGGTACAAGGGCGAAGTGAGGAAGCTTCTGGTCCAtccggcgcatcgtcgcggtGGCCTTGGCCGGACAATGATGATcaaggcggaggagctgTCCAGGAGCGTGCTGGACTTGGAAATGCTGGTTCTGGATAccgcgacgaggaccccGGCGAGAGACTTTTACATGAGGCTGGGCTGGAAGGAATGGGGGATATGCCCCGAGTACGCCAAGTTTGCTGACGGGAAGAAGGCAGACTGCAGCTTCTTTGTCAAGATGCTGACTTAG
- a CDS encoding Cytochrome-b5 reductase (EggNog:ENOG503NYYV~COG:C), giving the protein MSSATVLRSRVATVVGTVAATGAAVGVASRFYSGGPVRADSPASPRRVFGGGPAFVSLPLESSETVNHNTKRLRFRLPEKDAVSGLSLTSALLTFSWPKNQWLPVIRPYTPVSSSDEPGFVDFLVKRYPDGKLSTHLHSLEPGQSLRFLAALKGPQWTPNQVPNVVLIAGGAGVTPCYQLAQGILRNPEDRTAVTLVYGANSDADVLLRDELTDWERRFPGRFRVVYTVSRPAEGSKYRQGYVNEELLRTSLTGVDGKSTKVFVCGPPAMEKSLVGDSSTKGVLEALGYRKDQVATF; this is encoded by the exons ATGTCCTCTGCGACCGTCTTGAGATCTCGGGTCGCCACCGTGGTAGGCACCGTtgcggccacgggcgccgcggTGGGCGTCGCATCCAGGTTCTATAGCGGCGGTCCGGTGCGCGCAGACTcaccagcgtcgccgcgcagggtATTTGGCGGTGGACCGGCCTtcgtgtcgctgccgctggagaGCTCGGAGACGGTCAATCACAATACGAAGAGGCTGCGGTTTCGGTTGCCCGAGAAGGATGCGGTCAGCGGGCTGTCCTTGACGT CTGCTCTTCTGACATTCTCGTGGCCAAAGAATCAATGGCTACCGGTCATCAGGCCGTACACCCCTGTCAGCAGTTCAG ATGAACCCGGATTCGTCGACTTCCTGGTCAAGCGCTAccccgacggcaagctcagCACGCACCTCCACTCGCTCGAACCTGGCCAGTCCCTCCGattcctcgccgcgctcaaggGCCCCCAGTGGACGCCCAACCAGGTGCCGAAtgtcgtcctcatcgccggcggcgcgggcgtcacgCCGTGTTATcagctcgcgcagggcaTCCTGCGGAACCCAGAGGACCGGACCGCGGTCACGCTCGTGTACGGCGCCAACAGCGACgcggacgtgctgctgcgcgacgagctgaCGGACTGGGAGAGGAGGTTCCCGGGGCGGTTCAGGGTGGTGTACACGGTGAGCCGGCCGGCGGAGGGATCAAAGTACAGGCAGGGTTATGTGAACGAGGAGCTGTTGCGCACGTCCTTGACGGGTGTGGATGGTAAGAGCACCAAGGTGTTTGTGTgtgggccgccggcgatggagaAGAGCTTGGTGGGTGACAGCTCGACGAAGGGCGTGCTTGAGGCACTTGGATATCGCAAGGACCAAGTCGCCACATTTTGA
- a CDS encoding uncharacterized protein (COG:S~TransMembrane:1 (o46-69i)~EggNog:ENOG503PEV7), whose product MFQQATKLEAEYKPLAEGDGDSDTIDECQPQRHTTRQHAGGRSSRLFHIGVICLELVLCVLLTAGFIVLDQSRRSLGSRVSLDGLSDLGSYNTTMRFENNSHLLADTHHADRYWSDLLESAGVVSLNTEWARHQGLRPSAQSPTDASQSIYQVDVFHALHCLNSIRQNLMSKTPPAWDEKHVLHCLDYVRHQLLCHPDLTLVSTNDLDEFVLDETHTCRDYGAMLEWIHRHRWIEFPEWLQAKGHKETHDH is encoded by the exons ATGTTCCAGCAGGCGACAAAGCTAGAGGCCGAGTACAAGCCCCTGGCAGAGGGTGACGGCGATTCAGACACAATCGACGAGTgccagccgcagcggcaCACCACAAGGCAACATGCTGGTGGGAGATCGTCAAGATTGTTCCATATCGGAGTCATATGCTTGGAGCTCGTCCTGTGCGTCCTTCTAACTGCCGGATTCATCGTGCTGGACCAGTCGCGCCGCTCGCTGGGGTCCAGAGTctcgctcgacggcctctcGGATCTCGGATCGTACAACACGACGATGAGGTTCGAGAACAACTCCCATTTACTCGCCGACACGCACCACGCGGACCGATACTGGAGCGACCTGCTCGAGagcgccggcgtcgtgtcGCTCAACACCGAGTGGGCGCGCCACCAGGGGCTGCGCCCGTCCGCGCAGTCGCCCACGGATGCGTCCCAGAGCATCTACCAAGTCGACGTGTTTCACGCACTGCACTGCCTG AACTCGATCCGCCAGAACCTCATGTccaagacgccgcccgcctgggACGAGAAGCACGTGCTGCATTGCCTCGACTACGTTCGGCACCAGCTGCTCTGCCACCCGGACCTCACGCTCGTCTCGACAAATGACCTAGACGAGTTTGTCCTGGACGAGACGCACACCTGTCGGGACTATGGGGCCATGCTGGAGTGGATTCATCGGCACCGCTGGATTGAGTTCCCGGAGTGGCTCCAGGCGAAAGGGCATAAAGAGACGCACGACCACTGA
- a CDS encoding uncharacterized protein (COG:S~SECRETED:SignalP(1-29~SECRETED:cutsite=VDA-CC~SECRETED:prob=0.7033)~TransMembrane:1 (i7-25o)~EggNog:ENOG503NVD3), translating to MEKSHAIIGPVALAPMVSMILMSVYRVDACCVSINDVMTDRLKETKPSPRETMICPAMAVCTVGPAMRKKPHVQQNIDHRASKRSFCIGERRRGSVVDVRSVENKGRTIRNTITSTAPFNESKSQIHS from the exons ATGGAAAAGAGCCACGCCATAATAGGCCCTGTTGCACTTGCACCGATGGTCTCCATGATACTGATGAGCGTGTATAGAGTCGACGCCTGTTGCGTATCGATAAACGACGTAATGACTGACCGACTTAAGGAAACGAAACCATCGCCGAGAGAAACCATGATTTGCCCGGCTATGGCCGTTTGCACAGTAGGCCCGGCCATGAGAAAGAAGCCGCATGTCCAGCAGAATATCGACCACCGAGCAAGTAAAAGGTCCTTTTGTATCGGCGAAAGGCGCAGAGGAAGCGTGGTTGACGTGAGAAGCGTCGAGAACAAAGGCAGAACGATCAGGAACACCATCACGTCGACAGCCCCGTTCAACGAGTCCAA GTCCCAGATCCATAGCTGA
- a CDS encoding uncharacterized protein (EggNog:ENOG503P3MF~COG:B): MQRSWVAHGRPVSACERCRTAKVGCDRVRPSCSRCSRAETLCEYNAPSRQIARYPVRGRRNDAQQCAQSTSQREGESPPQTSRNSLTHTSPDHGLDDMSTAGGPRQDDPASSSDHPPRAMLSPEAQTCPIKLKRDRAVLSCVRCRKHKVRCDRKVPCGRCVKARREAQCVYTEPVHAPPTPVVWDGGDALNTIATRFVDATWDSQNRNGTHWNNLLQELKGYLPRDHGSRSDFNIHREHVPQPLAMSINYPFSNDASSADTIRRIVAQLPPRPLQEIFIAQYMATIEKAYHLLDEHTWGEELERFWLDDHSMPPDWLAQHLMILSLGCQARNFVAQATTTTTTTTTTGGGEEETYPGMPTRFMHGAELCLKRTPYMLKSTLANIRTLCLVVISKQIYAMSCHESDTCWPLTGLIKRLGMRIGLHVPADRDAVRERGDGSARRRLWAAVVFLDMRQSLVCGMPVLLRPEDLACFRTAAASRRSSRASDHDTSPQASKNTSESWLESTLASSGDLLLQALDVATTSTDADGAITYAQVTELDAALRQQLKRSGMGLATENLGTEECPGPVGVVNLEACTVHLFFRLVLMALHSRFALSPSAPLDYPISCVSSLESALAILSHQRTLCEDDIGSGRRQNAWFAGLLKHEFFTAAMTVCSQLVRMGNGPGSGLGQLPPCSCEGQPQEIVLEALQSCRDVWSREKDASVCNANAFAVVDNLVCMLHDSGEAARRMPCQGY, from the exons ATGCAGAGGTCTTGGGTTGCTCATGGACGCCCCGTGTCGGCGTGTGAGCGGTGCCGCACCGCCAAGGTCGGCTGTGATCGCGTTCGTCCGAGCTGCTCACGGTGCTCCCGAGCGGAGACGCTATGCGAATACAACGCTCCATCAAGACAAATCGCAAGGTATCCTGTCCGTGGGCGACGAAACGATGCGCAGCAATGCGCACAGTCGACGTCCCAGCGGGAAGGCGAGTCGCCTCCCCAGACATCCCGTAACAGCCTCACCCACACGTCCCCCGACCAtgggctcgacgacatgtcCACGGCAGGCGGCCCCCGACAGGACGATCCAGCTTCCAGCAGCGATCATCCTCCGCGGGCAATGCTTTCACCAGAGGCACAGACCTGTCCAATCAAGCTGAAGCGAGACAGGGCCGTGCTGTCCTGCGTCCGCTGCCGCAAGCACAAGGTCCGGTGCGACAGAAAGGTCCCCTGCGGGCGCTGCGTCAAGGCAAGGCGAGAGGCACAGTGCGTCTACACGGAGCCGGTTCACGCGCCTCCGACGCCCGTGGTgtgggacggcggcgatgcgctcaACACCATCGCGACGAGGTTCGTGGATGCGACGTGGGACTCGCAGAACCGCAACGGCACGCACTGGAACAACCTGCTGCAAGAG CTCAAAGGCTACCTACCGAGGGATCACGGCAGTCGAAGTGACTTCAACATCCACCGTGAACATGTCCCGCAGCCACTGGCCATGTCCATCAACTACCCTTTCAGCAACGACGCCAGCTCCGCGGACACGATCCGTCGCATTGTTGCTCAACTACCGCCCAGGCCGCTCCAGGAGATATTCATAGCGCAGTACATGGCCACCATCGAAAAGGCGTACcacctgctcgacgagcacacgtggggggaggagctggagcggtTCTGGCTCGACGACCACAGCATGCCCCCCGACTGGCTGGCGCAGCACCTCATGATACTATCGCTCGGGTGCCAGGCGCGCAACTTTGTCGCCCAggccactaccaccaccaccaccaccaccaccaccggcgggggagaagaagaaacgTATCCCGGCATGCCGACGCGGTTCATGCACGGCGCGGAGCTGTGTCTCAAGAGGACGCCGTACATGCTCAAGTCCACCCTCGCGAATATCCGCACCCTGTGCCTGGTGGTCATCTCCAAGCAGATATACGCCATGTCGTGCCACGAGTCGGACACGTGCTGGCCGCTCACCGGGCTGATCAAGCGCCTGGGCATGCGCATCGGGCTACACGTGCCCGCGGATAGAGATGCGGTCCGTGAGAGGGGCGACGGctcggcgagacggaggctgtgggcggccgtcgtgttCCTCGACATGAGGCAGTCGCTCGTCTGCGGCATGCCCGTCCTGCTGCGGCCAGAGGACCTCGCGTGTTTccgaacggcggcggccagcaggcgaAGCTCCCGCGCGTCGGACCATGATACAAGTccccaagcaagcaaaaACACATCCGAGTCCTGGCTGGAAAGTACCCTGGCGTCGTCAGGCGACCTGCtcctgcaggccctcgacgtggccaccacctcgacaGACGCAGACGGAGCCATCACGTACGCACAGGTcaccgagctcgacgccgcgctgcgccagcagctcaagcGCTCCGGCATGGGTCTCGCGACAGAGAACCTCGGCACGGAGGAGTGCCCgggccccgtcggcgtcgtcaacctcgaGGCCTGCACGGTACACCTCTTCTTCCGGCTTGTCCTCATGGCGCTGCACTCGCGCTTCGCCCTGTCCCCCTCCGCGCCGCTCGACTACCCCATCTCGTGCGTGTCGTCGCTCGAGAGCGCCCTGGCTATCCTCTCGCACCAGCGCACGCTCTGCGAGGACGACATCGGCTCGGGCCGCCGGCAGAACGCCTGGTTCGCGGGCTTGCTCAAGCACGAGTTCTtcacggcggccatgacggtcTGCTCGCAGCTGGTGCGCATGGGCAACGGCCCGGGGTCGGGGCTgggccagctgccgccctgCAGCTGCGAGGGCCAGCCGCAGGAGATcgtgctggaggcgctgcagtCGTGCAGGGACGTCTGGAGCAGAGAAAAGGACGCGTCCGTTTGCAATGCCAACGCCTTTGCGGTTGTGGACAACTTGGTGTGCATGCTGCACGACTCGGGGgaagcggcgcggcgcatgcCATGTCAGGGGTACTAA